In one window of Acidobacteriota bacterium DNA:
- a CDS encoding methionine synthase yields MEERPLRTTVIGSYPFPGWLEFASARLDQFGAADLEEMLDDAVAVAVKDQLVAGLDVITDGEQTRLDFNLSFYGFLKGISSEPEPVRRFGPPGHDQRGKYMVTGKIEAPSGLGTVRDYERLKRLAPVGAALKVSLPGPFTLSGRLIPGKSYPDRYALTEDLIPIVRREVESLVQAGCREICVDEPSMSCYAHREDPRRFVDIFRRTVESIQGRCRLSTHLCFGNYKGRAVAPRRYAPMFPAFLDLPVDEMHFEMASREFAELDLIKPVAERTDVAVGVIDVKSYYIETADDVASRVRECLRFAPAKRLSLAPDCGLSQTARWASKKKLKSLVDGVKIVRRELGIE; encoded by the coding sequence ATGGAAGAGCGTCCTCTTCGAACCACAGTAATAGGAAGTTATCCCTTTCCGGGATGGCTGGAGTTTGCTTCCGCGCGTCTCGATCAATTCGGGGCAGCCGATCTGGAAGAGATGCTGGATGACGCAGTTGCAGTAGCTGTTAAGGATCAGCTAGTTGCCGGGCTTGATGTGATTACAGACGGCGAGCAGACCAGGCTCGATTTCAATCTGTCGTTTTACGGATTCCTTAAGGGGATTTCTTCGGAGCCCGAGCCGGTGCGCCGGTTTGGCCCGCCGGGACACGACCAGCGGGGAAAGTACATGGTAACGGGAAAGATCGAGGCTCCGAGCGGCCTTGGTACCGTCCGCGACTATGAGCGTCTGAAGCGTCTCGCGCCAGTGGGCGCAGCGCTCAAAGTCAGCTTGCCCGGTCCATTTACTTTGAGCGGACGGTTGATTCCAGGCAAATCTTATCCCGACCGCTACGCACTAACTGAAGATTTGATTCCGATTGTGCGGCGTGAGGTTGAGTCATTGGTGCAGGCGGGATGCAGGGAAATCTGTGTGGACGAGCCATCCATGAGCTGTTATGCGCACCGTGAAGATCCCCGGCGGTTTGTCGATATCTTCCGCCGCACGGTGGAAAGCATTCAGGGCCGCTGCCGGCTTTCCACTCATCTGTGCTTTGGGAACTACAAGGGCCGTGCAGTTGCGCCGCGACGTTACGCGCCGATGTTTCCCGCGTTTCTGGATCTGCCGGTTGACGAAATGCATTTTGAAATGGCCAGCCGCGAGTTTGCGGAACTGGACCTGATCAAGCCCGTCGCTGAGCGGACGGACGTGGCCGTTGGCGTCATCGACGTGAAGAGTTATTACATTGAGACGGCCGATGATGTGGCCTCGCGCGTCCGAGAGTGCCTGCGTTTCGCGCCTGCAAAGCGCCTTTCGCTGGCGCCAGATTGCGGGCTTAGCCAGACGGCACGATGGGCATCAAAAAAGAAGCTGAAATCGCTGGTAGACGGAGTGAAAATTGTCCGGCGGGAACTGGGGATCGAATGA
- a CDS encoding ROK family protein, translating to METNQESSLTWIVLGLDIGGTEIKAALVNGKGSIIASHRVPTPRTMANFQHTIQTLAEHLGLGDMNLKGVGIGCKGIIDPPSTKVLALPGELNYLEGYRLNELVAPFAPAACPVAADNDARVALVGEHIWGAAKGRRNTIMLTLGTGVGGAILADGKIVRGAGGVAGHLGHITVDPNGGLCICGNRGCLETFFSARAIEAEAFAAIHRGVKTQLLEMGSRPPSCNDIFECARMGDEVARIVVERATMVLAGAIAGLVHVLDPEVVILGGQITQAGDFLFDPIQKEVDWRTRYLICRRVPVVKAQIAEPSGVVGAAALAIEAATATETITGC from the coding sequence ATGGAGACCAATCAAGAAAGTTCACTCACATGGATTGTTCTTGGCCTGGATATCGGTGGAACCGAAATCAAAGCGGCCCTCGTAAACGGCAAAGGCAGTATCATAGCATCCCACCGGGTACCCACGCCCAGGACAATGGCCAATTTCCAGCACACAATCCAGACACTCGCTGAACATCTCGGCCTCGGTGATATGAATTTAAAGGGTGTGGGCATTGGATGCAAAGGTATTATTGATCCCCCCTCGACGAAAGTGCTCGCGCTGCCGGGAGAACTAAATTATCTGGAAGGATACCGGTTGAATGAATTGGTCGCGCCATTTGCTCCGGCTGCCTGCCCGGTTGCCGCCGACAACGACGCCAGGGTAGCGCTTGTGGGAGAGCATATCTGGGGAGCCGCGAAGGGCCGGAGAAATACCATCATGCTCACGCTCGGCACAGGCGTTGGAGGCGCAATCCTGGCGGATGGCAAGATTGTCCGCGGAGCCGGCGGAGTGGCCGGCCACCTGGGACACATTACAGTTGATCCAAACGGTGGTCTTTGCATCTGCGGAAACCGCGGATGCCTGGAAACTTTCTTTTCGGCACGCGCCATTGAGGCGGAAGCATTTGCAGCCATCCACCGCGGGGTCAAGACGCAACTTCTTGAGATGGGTTCGCGCCCCCCATCCTGCAATGACATCTTTGAATGTGCTCGAATGGGTGATGAAGTTGCTCGAATTGTCGTAGAGCGGGCAACCATGGTCCTGGCAGGCGCCATCGCAGGCTTGGTCCACGTGCTCGATCCTGAAGTCGTCATCCTGGGCGGACAGATTACCCAGGCTGGGGATTTTCTGTTCGATCCGATTCAGAAGGAAGTCGATTGGCGCACCAGATACCTGATTTGCCGGAGGGTGCCGGTTGTCAAAGCACAGATTGCAGAACCTTCCGGTGTTGTGGGCGCAGCAGCGCTGGCGATCGAAGCGGCCACGGCGACAGAAACCATTACAGGCTGCTAA
- a CDS encoding beta-agarase — MKKKLAPFTLLLACLFFVPGNLLSAGGYFRVEKRAGVWWFVTPSGKLTLSIGVNNISYRGDVIHGTTQHPYFENISRIFPSKDAWAQAELKRLSLWSFNTIGSWSDPALWNRTTPYTVILNIAARSGADWLKGIPVDVYSQRFETTARKIAKEECGPRAEDPELIGYFSDNELRWGPDWRGKQNMLAMYLDLPSSAMGRQHAIGFLRKRYSGQIDKLNNAWGVHANSFANVPSESGTEAFSTDNSEFLGIVARRYFEVCSHAIRAADPHHLYLGAKFAGTPPDPVLRASDRTDVVSVDIYRFDPRPIVEHIYKLAQRPVLVAEFAFRAEDSGLPNTRGAGPKVPNQAGRARAYADYVRWLENLPEAVGYHWFEWCDEPREGRFDGEDSNYGLVNIQDRSYMQFVTAVTQANREAVSIHQSLK, encoded by the coding sequence ATGAAGAAGAAGCTAGCACCCTTTACTCTGCTATTGGCTTGTCTCTTTTTCGTGCCAGGAAATCTTCTCTCCGCAGGAGGTTATTTTCGCGTCGAAAAACGGGCGGGGGTATGGTGGTTTGTTACCCCGTCGGGCAAACTCACGCTTTCCATCGGCGTCAACAACATTTCATATCGTGGCGACGTTATTCACGGGACCACACAACATCCCTACTTCGAAAACATCTCGAGGATTTTTCCGAGCAAAGACGCCTGGGCCCAGGCTGAACTTAAACGGCTTTCCCTTTGGTCGTTTAACACCATTGGATCGTGGTCCGACCCAGCCTTGTGGAACCGCACGACCCCCTACACGGTGATCCTCAACATTGCTGCCCGCTCCGGTGCCGACTGGCTCAAAGGAATCCCAGTGGACGTTTACAGCCAGCGCTTCGAAACCACAGCACGGAAGATTGCAAAGGAAGAGTGCGGCCCACGGGCGGAGGACCCTGAACTGATCGGCTACTTCAGCGATAATGAACTACGCTGGGGTCCCGACTGGCGCGGAAAGCAAAACATGCTGGCGATGTACCTGGATTTGCCTTCGAGCGCCATGGGAAGGCAGCATGCGATCGGTTTTCTAAGGAAAAGATATTCAGGCCAGATCGACAAACTCAACAACGCCTGGGGCGTCCACGCAAACAGTTTTGCAAATGTTCCTTCCGAATCCGGAACAGAAGCCTTCAGCACCGACAATTCGGAATTTCTGGGCATCGTCGCACGGCGTTATTTTGAAGTCTGCTCCCATGCCATCCGCGCGGCTGATCCCCACCATCTCTATCTCGGCGCCAAATTTGCAGGAACTCCGCCCGATCCCGTATTGCGGGCCTCGGACAGAACCGATGTAGTGTCAGTAGACATTTATCGTTTCGATCCGCGCCCGATTGTCGAACACATTTACAAGCTGGCGCAGCGCCCCGTCCTGGTGGCCGAATTCGCTTTCCGCGCCGAAGACTCAGGGCTTCCCAACACGCGGGGTGCTGGGCCCAAAGTGCCGAACCAGGCAGGCCGCGCCCGAGCCTATGCGGATTACGTAAGGTGGCTGGAAAATTTGCCTGAGGCTGTTGGGTATCACTGGTTCGAATGGTGTGATGAACCACGCGAAGGGCGGTTTGATGGAGAGGATTCCAACTACGGGCTCGTCAACATTCAAGACCGGTCTTACATGCAATTTGTAACAGCCGTGACGCAGGCAAACCGCGAAGCGGTCTCCATCCATCAAAGCCTGAAGTAA
- a CDS encoding DEAD/DEAH box helicase, giving the protein MIQQTHTLAWAHPLVRDWFMERFGAPSEPQEQGWPHIVAGRDVLISAPTGSGKTLAAFLACIDRLARQGIDGALPGQVKVLYVSPLKALGNDIHKNLEVPLRGIMDLAARRDVALPEIRTAVRSGDTPAPERRAMLKNPPQILVTTPESLYILLTAEKSRAILQNVETVIVDEIHAVADDKRGAHLALSLERLDSLVRGANPGRPAPVRIGLSATQKPIEEVARFLAGTGRPMPEVVNVGHRRAMDLAVEVPAGELGPVATEEMWEDVYNRISGLALEHRSTLVFVNTRRLVERLAHHLAERMGEESVAAHHGSLSRRLRLEAEKRLKSGEARVMVATASLELGIDIGMVDLVCQISSTRSIGVALQRIGRAGHWRGAVPKGRLFAMTRDDLVECAGLVRAIHQGDLDRLEIPAAPLDILAQQIVAMCACEEWKEDDLFLLVRRAFPYARLSRRDFDEIVAMLSEGISARRGRHAALLYRDRVNGRVRGRRGSRLAAITGGGAIPDSALFSVVSMPEGTMVGTVDEDFAVESMAGDIMLLGNTSWRIRHVEAARSRLLVEDAHGAAPNVPFWRGEAPSRTAELSAQVSGLREIVTGMAEGPVGIGRPQAEVIDWLKSECGLDESGAGQLIVYLRAGRSGLGATPTLRRVIAERFFDEAGGMQLIIHAPFGGRINKAWGLALRKRFCRSFNFELQAAATDNGLNISLGEQHSFPLADVFRFLDVQSVEAVLEQAVLASPIFNNRWRWDASRSLALRRFRQGHKVPIYIQRMQADDLLAAVFPEAAACQENIVGDINIPDHPLIREVMKDALTEAMDIEGLKRVLRDISSGAIECRAVDTAAPSAFSHEILNANPYAFLDDAPLEERRARAVELRRVLPESIVREVGGLDSAAIAQVCREAWPDVRDADDLADVLQTLVALPQNFVGPGGEDVNAAWAPYFSTLSTTARATRGTYKGVYYWIAAEKSKTFQLVFPESRFEHAVQEIEGSAPSRDDAIREMVRGWMDHLGPVSAGRLAQTLGLQPLEIEQALLRLEQSGSILRGQFTASDKQEWCDRRLLARIHRLTIGKLRAQIAPVTPSQFMQWLLHWQHVAPGTQAHGERGLLEVLRQLQGFEIPASSWEEQILARRVADYNPQLLDRLCLTGAVGWGRISPHPAILAQAGSGEGREVSRQRVVPSSVAPIAFFLREDADWIGLGGAQQGSERGALSHAGRQVFEFLEQRGASFFADIVRGSGRLKSEVETALWELVAAGRVTADGFDNLRALIDPKRRSGLGRAHTARPRHSSGRWSLLFSDETPDRVRATESICKALLERYGVVFRELTARESFPLKWREMLQVFRRMEDRGEIRGGRFVDGFIGEQFGLPAAVESLRAIRNTHPSGETVTLSSSDPLNLVGIIIPGGRVPALSKQRIIFRDGTSAVSAPVNGEGDAHLSPVTRRQTALRAAGKYW; this is encoded by the coding sequence ATGATTCAACAAACGCACACGCTTGCCTGGGCGCATCCGCTTGTGCGCGACTGGTTTATGGAGCGGTTTGGCGCTCCCAGCGAACCACAGGAGCAGGGTTGGCCCCATATCGTTGCGGGAAGAGATGTCCTGATCTCTGCACCGACCGGCTCCGGCAAAACGCTTGCGGCGTTCCTTGCCTGCATTGACCGCCTGGCGCGCCAGGGTATCGATGGCGCGCTTCCCGGCCAAGTCAAAGTCTTGTACGTTTCACCGCTAAAGGCCCTTGGAAACGATATTCACAAAAATCTTGAAGTTCCCTTGCGGGGGATTATGGACCTCGCCGCGCGGCGGGATGTAGCACTTCCTGAGATACGCACGGCTGTTCGCTCTGGTGACACGCCGGCCCCGGAGAGGCGGGCCATGCTGAAGAATCCGCCACAGATTCTGGTGACCACGCCCGAGTCGCTTTATATTCTCCTGACAGCGGAAAAGAGCCGCGCGATTCTTCAAAACGTGGAGACGGTAATCGTGGATGAGATCCATGCCGTGGCAGACGACAAACGCGGCGCGCACCTGGCACTGTCGCTCGAAAGGCTTGACTCGCTCGTGCGTGGAGCAAATCCTGGCCGACCGGCTCCGGTTCGAATCGGACTCTCTGCCACACAGAAACCAATCGAGGAAGTTGCGCGGTTCCTGGCAGGTACGGGGCGTCCCATGCCTGAGGTGGTTAATGTGGGGCATCGGCGCGCGATGGATCTTGCGGTGGAAGTCCCTGCGGGAGAGCTGGGTCCGGTCGCCACCGAAGAAATGTGGGAAGACGTTTATAACCGCATCTCAGGTCTTGCGCTCGAGCACCGCTCGACGCTGGTCTTTGTTAACACGCGCCGGCTGGTGGAGCGCCTGGCACACCACCTGGCCGAGCGGATGGGGGAGGAGTCGGTCGCGGCGCACCATGGCAGCCTTTCCCGCAGACTGCGGCTTGAGGCCGAAAAGCGTTTGAAGTCCGGCGAAGCCCGCGTGATGGTGGCCACGGCCTCGCTGGAACTTGGCATTGATATTGGCATGGTTGACCTGGTGTGCCAGATCAGCTCAACTCGGTCTATTGGCGTGGCGCTGCAACGCATCGGGCGCGCAGGGCATTGGCGGGGCGCAGTGCCGAAGGGCCGCCTTTTTGCGATGACCAGAGACGATCTGGTTGAATGTGCCGGGCTGGTTCGGGCCATCCATCAGGGTGACCTGGACCGGCTTGAAATTCCCGCGGCCCCGCTTGACATCCTGGCGCAGCAGATTGTCGCCATGTGCGCCTGCGAGGAGTGGAAAGAAGACGACCTGTTTCTCCTGGTACGCCGCGCTTTTCCCTATGCCAGGCTTTCACGCCGGGATTTTGACGAAATTGTCGCGATGTTGTCGGAGGGAATCTCCGCCCGGCGCGGGCGGCACGCGGCACTGCTTTACCGCGACCGCGTCAATGGTCGGGTGCGCGGCCGTCGAGGCAGCCGCCTGGCAGCGATTACGGGAGGGGGAGCCATTCCTGACAGCGCACTGTTCTCAGTGGTTTCCATGCCTGAAGGGACAATGGTTGGCACAGTGGATGAAGATTTCGCCGTGGAGAGCATGGCGGGCGACATCATGCTGCTAGGCAACACGTCCTGGCGCATTCGCCATGTGGAGGCTGCGCGCAGCCGCCTTCTGGTGGAAGACGCGCATGGAGCCGCTCCTAACGTACCTTTCTGGAGGGGCGAAGCTCCGTCACGCACGGCGGAACTCTCCGCCCAGGTTTCCGGGTTGCGCGAGATTGTTACAGGAATGGCTGAAGGCCCGGTGGGCATTGGCAGACCGCAGGCTGAGGTAATTGATTGGCTGAAGAGCGAATGCGGCCTCGATGAATCCGGGGCCGGACAGTTGATTGTTTATCTCCGCGCCGGACGGTCGGGGCTGGGTGCGACCCCCACGCTGCGGAGAGTGATCGCCGAGCGCTTTTTTGATGAAGCAGGAGGCATGCAACTTATTATTCACGCGCCATTCGGCGGCCGGATCAACAAGGCCTGGGGCCTGGCGCTGCGCAAAAGGTTTTGCCGGTCATTCAATTTTGAATTGCAGGCGGCTGCCACCGACAACGGGCTGAACATTTCGTTGGGAGAGCAGCACAGCTTTCCGCTTGCGGATGTGTTCCGTTTTCTTGATGTGCAATCGGTTGAGGCGGTCCTCGAGCAGGCAGTGCTTGCCTCGCCCATCTTCAACAACCGGTGGCGCTGGGACGCCAGCCGATCACTTGCCCTTCGGCGATTCCGACAGGGCCACAAGGTTCCCATCTATATTCAGCGAATGCAGGCGGACGATTTGCTGGCCGCCGTGTTTCCTGAGGCAGCGGCCTGCCAGGAAAATATCGTTGGCGACATCAATATTCCCGATCATCCTCTGATACGCGAGGTAATGAAAGACGCTCTCACCGAGGCGATGGACATCGAGGGCCTAAAGCGCGTCCTTAGGGACATCTCCAGCGGCGCTATCGAGTGCCGGGCCGTTGACACCGCCGCGCCCTCTGCATTCTCGCACGAGATTTTGAATGCCAACCCCTACGCATTCCTCGATGATGCACCGCTTGAAGAACGGCGTGCGCGCGCCGTCGAACTTCGGCGGGTTTTGCCGGAATCGATAGTGCGGGAAGTGGGCGGGCTCGATTCCGCGGCGATCGCGCAGGTATGCCGCGAAGCCTGGCCTGATGTTCGCGATGCCGATGACCTGGCCGACGTGCTCCAGACGCTGGTTGCTTTGCCGCAGAATTTTGTGGGGCCAGGCGGGGAAGACGTGAATGCAGCCTGGGCGCCATACTTCAGCACTCTAAGCACAACGGCACGCGCCACACGCGGAACTTACAAGGGTGTTTATTACTGGATTGCGGCGGAAAAATCGAAAACGTTTCAGTTAGTGTTTCCGGAGTCGCGGTTTGAGCATGCGGTTCAGGAGATTGAGGGTTCAGCGCCTTCACGTGACGATGCGATCAGGGAAATGGTGAGAGGCTGGATGGACCATCTGGGTCCCGTGAGCGCGGGCCGGCTGGCGCAAACACTCGGACTGCAACCGCTGGAAATTGAGCAGGCGCTCCTGCGGCTCGAGCAGAGTGGAAGCATCCTGCGGGGACAATTTACCGCGTCTGACAAGCAGGAGTGGTGCGACCGCCGGCTGCTGGCCCGGATCCACCGCCTGACGATAGGTAAGCTCCGCGCGCAGATTGCGCCTGTCACGCCTTCTCAATTCATGCAATGGCTTCTCCACTGGCAACATGTGGCGCCCGGAACGCAAGCCCACGGCGAGCGCGGCCTATTGGAAGTCCTCCGCCAGTTGCAGGGATTTGAAATACCAGCCAGTTCGTGGGAGGAGCAGATCCTTGCCCGGCGTGTTGCCGATTACAACCCGCAATTACTAGACCGTCTCTGCCTGACGGGCGCGGTGGGTTGGGGGAGAATATCGCCCCATCCGGCCATTCTGGCACAGGCAGGAAGCGGTGAGGGGAGGGAAGTGTCCCGTCAGCGCGTGGTCCCATCCAGTGTCGCACCGATTGCGTTTTTCCTTCGTGAAGACGCTGATTGGATCGGCCTGGGCGGAGCGCAGCAGGGCAGCGAGCGTGGGGCCCTGAGCCATGCTGGGCGGCAGGTGTTCGAATTCCTCGAGCAACGCGGAGCATCGTTTTTTGCGGATATCGTTCGAGGGAGCGGACGGCTGAAATCGGAAGTGGAGACCGCGCTGTGGGAACTGGTGGCCGCGGGGCGTGTGACGGCCGATGGTTTCGATAACCTGCGGGCGCTGATTGATCCGAAGCGCCGCTCCGGGCTGGGGCGCGCGCACACTGCCCGGCCCCGCCACAGCTCTGGCCGCTGGTCGCTGCTGTTCTCCGATGAAACGCCTGACCGCGTGCGGGCCACGGAATCCATTTGTAAAGCGCTGCTGGAACGTTACGGCGTGGTTTTTCGGGAGTTGACCGCCCGGGAAAGTTTTCCGCTGAAGTGGCGCGAAATGTTGCAGGTCTTCCGCCGCATGGAAGACCGCGGAGAAATTCGTGGCGGGCGCTTCGTAGACGGCTTTATTGGCGAACAGTTCGGTCTGCCTGCCGCCGTGGAATCGCTCCGTGCCATTCGCAACACGCATCCGTCCGGTGAAACCGTAACGTTGTCCTCATCGGACCCGCTGAACCTGGTTGGTATTATTATTCCCGGCGGGCGCGTTCCCGCATTATCGAAGCAACGAATCATTTTCAGGGACGGAACGTCGGCCGTGTCCGCCCCGGTCAACGGAGAGGGCGATGCTCACTTGAGTCCCGTTACACGGAGACAAACGGCATTGCGCGCAGCCGGGAAATACTGGTAA
- a CDS encoding SDR family oxidoreductase — protein MEQILLITGSSGIAEATALLAGREDYKVFIVGLDESQCRDLSARIPGSGHFTGDLREPAAVTGALGACLNTFGRIDAVFNAAGVSGRQFGDGPVHECSVEGWDKTIEGNAKPAFLMCRAAVRYWLEAGRGGTILNMASVLAFSPEPSHFSTHAYAASKGAIISMSSAMAAHYVSDGIRVNVIAPALVKTPMSARAQADPDIVEFIRQKQPLSGGFLEAADVAETALFLLSGRSRQMTGQVVAIDGGWSITG, from the coding sequence ATGGAACAGATTCTGCTGATTACCGGTTCAAGCGGAATTGCCGAGGCCACAGCGTTGCTGGCGGGGCGGGAAGACTACAAAGTCTTCATCGTGGGACTCGATGAATCTCAGTGCCGCGATTTGAGCGCGAGGATCCCTGGGTCAGGACATTTCACCGGCGATTTGAGGGAGCCTGCTGCCGTCACAGGGGCATTGGGGGCCTGTCTCAACACCTTTGGCCGCATCGATGCTGTATTTAACGCGGCAGGAGTAAGTGGACGGCAGTTTGGCGACGGGCCTGTCCACGAATGCTCTGTGGAAGGCTGGGACAAGACGATTGAGGGAAATGCCAAGCCCGCGTTTCTGATGTGCCGTGCGGCGGTACGCTACTGGCTCGAAGCCGGTCGTGGCGGAACGATTCTGAACATGGCAAGTGTGCTGGCGTTTTCGCCGGAGCCGAGCCATTTTTCAACGCATGCTTATGCTGCCAGCAAAGGCGCGATCATTTCGATGAGCAGCGCCATGGCGGCCCATTATGTAAGTGATGGCATCCGGGTTAATGTGATCGCTCCGGCCTTGGTAAAAACTCCGATGAGCGCCCGTGCGCAAGCCGATCCGGACATTGTCGAATTTATTAGGCAGAAACAGCCGCTGAGCGGAGGCTTTCTGGAAGCTGCGGATGTGGCTGAAACGGCGCTGTTTCTGCTGAGTGGCCGTTCGCGCCAGATGACAGGGCAGGTGGTGGCCATTGACGGAGGCTGGTCAATTACGGGCTGA
- a CDS encoding HU family DNA-binding protein, which yields MLRPGNRGDKKMMTKSQIVSHLADKTGLQKKQAASVLEELAVLAEKETKGNGQFVVPGLGKAVKAHRKARIGRNPQTGAEIKIPAKTVVKFRLAKAFKDAVVPPKKKK from the coding sequence ATGTTGAGACCAGGCAACAGAGGAGATAAAAAGATGATGACGAAATCGCAGATTGTGTCTCACCTGGCAGACAAGACCGGGTTGCAAAAGAAGCAGGCGGCCTCCGTTTTGGAAGAGCTGGCAGTGCTGGCAGAAAAAGAAACCAAAGGCAATGGCCAATTTGTAGTTCCCGGCCTGGGAAAAGCCGTGAAGGCCCACCGTAAAGCCCGGATCGGCCGCAACCCTCAAACTGGTGCAGAGATCAAGATTCCGGCCAAAACCGTCGTAAAGTTCCGTCTCGCCAAGGCGTTTAAGGACGCAGTCGTTCCCCCTAAAAAGAAAAAATAG
- a CDS encoding Gfo/Idh/MocA family oxidoreductase: MNNVRIAMLGSGFVADFYLQGLANVSGQQVAVNFSRTRARAKRFARRWSIPESSTRLDALIARSDIDLYVIALPNDAHLPVSLALSRAEKNQVCTKPLGRNRREAKAMFDAAKRSGAMHGYAETEVFAPCVVRAWESIKAGSIGRVLWVRSRESHGGPHSPHFWDIEKTGGGAMNDLGCHCVAAARYFFGKEDPIVEVMAWGSRLVHHKKTKGEDNALLILKFKNGGIGHCEMSWTTKGGLDLRNEVHGSEGSIFTDVTRGTPVTSFSTRSAGYVVEKAEIDFGWTRPLPEEAFAYGYQAEMKHFVECVQTRTAPRETYEDGYIVNCVLDAGYQSMRSPRWVRVKC, from the coding sequence ATGAATAACGTTCGGATCGCCATGCTTGGCTCGGGTTTTGTGGCTGATTTTTATCTGCAAGGCCTGGCCAATGTCAGCGGGCAGCAGGTGGCCGTGAATTTTTCGCGTACCCGCGCCCGGGCAAAGAGGTTTGCCCGAAGATGGTCGATCCCTGAGTCCAGCACAAGGCTCGACGCGCTGATTGCCCGAAGCGACATCGATCTTTACGTGATCGCCCTGCCCAACGATGCGCACCTCCCTGTGTCACTCGCCTTGTCGCGTGCCGAAAAGAATCAGGTATGCACCAAGCCTTTGGGACGCAACCGCCGCGAGGCCAAGGCAATGTTCGATGCGGCAAAACGTTCGGGCGCGATGCATGGCTACGCGGAAACAGAGGTGTTCGCGCCTTGTGTTGTACGCGCCTGGGAGAGCATCAAGGCGGGCAGTATCGGCCGCGTCCTGTGGGTGCGTTCCAGGGAATCGCATGGCGGTCCGCACAGCCCTCACTTCTGGGACATCGAGAAAACGGGCGGCGGCGCGATGAATGACCTGGGCTGCCACTGCGTCGCCGCTGCTCGGTATTTTTTCGGAAAAGAAGATCCGATTGTTGAGGTGATGGCCTGGGGGTCGCGGTTAGTTCATCACAAGAAGACTAAAGGCGAGGACAACGCTCTGCTAATTCTGAAATTTAAAAACGGCGGTATCGGCCACTGCGAAATGTCGTGGACCACCAAAGGCGGGCTTGATCTGCGCAATGAGGTGCACGGCTCCGAAGGCTCGATCTTCACAGATGTTACGCGTGGTACTCCGGTCACCAGCTTTTCCACCCGCTCTGCCGGGTATGTGGTCGAAAAGGCCGAGATTGATTTTGGCTGGACCCGCCCGCTACCGGAAGAAGCTTTTGCCTACGGATATCAGGCCGAGATGAAACACTTCGTTGAATGCGTCCAAACCCGGACGGCGCCCCGTGAAACTTACGAAGACGGATACATTGTCAACTGCGTTCTTGACGCAGGTTACCAGTCGATGCGCTCTCCCCGCTGGGTGCGCGTCAAGTGCTAA
- a CDS encoding sugar isomerase domain-containing protein: protein MSAAEQYFDKLVQLLKELRQHELPSIQQAAEICSSAIAQGGLVFLFGNGHSRMMCEEMTPRQGCFPGFVALVEQSLSNHAAIVGANGLRAPLFLEKYEGYAEQILKGFRFGAHDAFIIISTSGIRPVVVEMAEGARKRGLPVIAIVSRAHVEQSQPAHSSGRKLIDFANVVIDNHCPPGDCVVELPGLEWRTGPASTVTGAAIINMLRCEVAERLLARGVKPELLPSHQFVGNTSAEEQLERFYEAYRRSLRHLYE, encoded by the coding sequence ATGAGTGCTGCGGAACAATATTTCGATAAATTGGTTCAGCTCTTGAAAGAGCTTAGGCAACACGAACTGCCCTCGATTCAGCAGGCGGCGGAAATCTGCTCCTCGGCCATTGCGCAGGGGGGCCTGGTTTTCTTATTTGGGAACGGCCACTCGCGCATGATGTGCGAAGAAATGACGCCGCGCCAGGGATGCTTCCCGGGCTTCGTCGCGCTGGTTGAACAGTCGCTCTCAAACCATGCCGCAATAGTGGGTGCCAACGGCCTGCGGGCTCCGCTGTTTCTGGAGAAATACGAAGGTTACGCCGAACAGATACTCAAGGGATTTCGCTTCGGTGCGCACGACGCATTCATCATCATTTCGACCAGCGGTATCCGTCCTGTGGTGGTGGAAATGGCTGAGGGAGCGCGGAAACGTGGATTGCCCGTCATCGCCATTGTTTCCCGTGCCCACGTGGAACAGTCACAGCCTGCCCATTCATCCGGCAGGAAGCTAATCGATTTTGCGAATGTGGTGATTGACAATCATTGCCCACCGGGCGATTGCGTCGTGGAGCTCCCGGGTCTCGAATGGCGCACGGGGCCCGCTTCAACCGTTACCGGGGCGGCCATCATCAACATGTTGCGCTGCGAGGTGGCGGAGCGCCTGCTGGCGCGCGGAGTCAAGCCAGAACTGCTGCCCAGCCATCAATTTGTTGGAAACACGAGCGCCGAGGAGCAATTGGAGCGATTTTACGAAGCTTATCGAAGGAGCCTTCGCCACCTCTATGAATAA